A single window of Treponema denticola ATCC 35405 DNA harbors:
- a CDS encoding type I restriction endonuclease subunit R — protein sequence MTEYKNNHNFRYDGLLPEQKARVYIDAYLEDAGWTVVNRNEFVPEAINAQAVRENILKGNKEADYILYLDGKAIGVLEAKRKENNLGLEVAEQAQNYGNILPDWIRAWKTPLPFIFLSNGETLLFKNMHDEKPSYKVLKKMLTPKDIVKLAGGDIDSEYAKLPSIPAVGSKGLRECQFEAITKLELSFKQGFKKALIVLATGAGKTFTACTAAYRLLNYTSAKRVLFLVDRNNLGKQAEGEFGTYKLTETGNPFSDEYIVHRLKSVEKIGNASVVISTIQRLFAVLTGQEINDAGDDEETDNDENAPGKRIQFTGNILLPPDFFDVIIIDECHRSIYGDWRQVLTYFNNAKIIGLTATPTPEAEAFFNKNRVVNYTLEKSIADGVNVPPRVYRIKTEISESGGTIKDGEKIKKVSNWSGKRKTQKQHEDRQFTKTDIDRSVVIPAQIETVVQAYKDSIYESLYPDRKKDWTMIPKTLFFAKTENHAEDILKAIKKVFKNEFPNGEIPEHYAQLITCKSGNSNQLISDFRNNKDFRIAITVTLVATGTDIRPLEILVFMRDIHSEVLYTQMKGRGCRTFADDKLRNVTANAASKDFYYLVDAVGVTEHEKSMPTPGGNGDIKKVLPLKDLLEHLAHGELSDNNLELLADYLSNVNKKAESEDIIELNDLLGAITVKQLAVNIFESIAPESCSLPPYKDINEPNTERKILISPLINNVKARKKLLEINAGFIKIALEKQDTLIYAGFSKEQAKEYIATFETYLDDNKDEIEALRILYNQEKIAITYTMLKDLEKKLIAYNNQFKPEFLWTCYQTLDGESGKVKPLNRETELGVFTNLIQLVRYGYKLDDELVSLKRRFGSYFNLYCGQAWRKFTPEQIEIVRQIAEYIVQNGCITNIELNNAKHDLFVKAVPIFGADKLNAEMQTISKYLFYGKAA from the coding sequence ATGACGGAATACAAAAACAATCATAATTTCAGATATGACGGCCTATTGCCTGAGCAAAAAGCGCGTGTTTATATAGATGCATATCTTGAAGATGCCGGCTGGACGGTAGTCAACCGGAATGAGTTTGTTCCCGAAGCGATAAATGCGCAAGCCGTTCGTGAAAATATCTTAAAAGGTAATAAAGAAGCTGATTACATTCTTTATCTTGACGGAAAGGCTATAGGGGTTCTTGAAGCAAAAAGAAAAGAGAATAATTTAGGCCTTGAAGTTGCAGAACAAGCGCAAAATTACGGAAATATTCTGCCCGATTGGATACGGGCATGGAAAACTCCGCTTCCGTTTATTTTTCTTTCAAACGGTGAGACCTTGCTCTTTAAGAATATGCATGACGAAAAACCGAGTTATAAAGTTCTTAAAAAAATGCTCACTCCGAAAGATATTGTTAAATTGGCAGGCGGCGACATTGATTCGGAATATGCAAAACTTCCTTCTATCCCGGCTGTAGGGTCAAAAGGTTTAAGGGAATGTCAATTTGAAGCAATCACGAAGCTGGAACTTTCATTTAAGCAGGGATTCAAAAAGGCTCTTATCGTTTTAGCTACGGGTGCCGGAAAAACATTTACTGCTTGTACCGCAGCGTATCGGCTTTTGAATTATACATCCGCAAAGCGGGTTCTTTTCCTTGTCGACCGTAACAATCTTGGTAAGCAAGCCGAAGGCGAGTTCGGAACATATAAACTTACGGAAACAGGTAATCCTTTTTCCGATGAATACATTGTTCATCGTCTTAAAAGCGTTGAAAAAATAGGAAATGCAAGTGTCGTCATTTCAACGATCCAACGGCTTTTTGCAGTACTCACGGGGCAAGAAATAAACGATGCCGGCGATGACGAAGAAACGGATAATGATGAAAACGCACCGGGAAAACGGATTCAGTTTACCGGAAACATACTTTTACCGCCGGATTTCTTTGACGTAATTATAATTGATGAATGTCATCGTTCGATTTACGGAGATTGGCGGCAGGTTCTTACCTATTTTAATAATGCAAAAATCATCGGACTGACGGCAACTCCGACTCCGGAAGCTGAAGCGTTTTTTAATAAAAACCGAGTAGTAAATTACACTTTGGAAAAATCTATTGCCGATGGTGTTAATGTTCCTCCGCGTGTGTATAGAATTAAAACCGAAATCTCGGAAAGCGGCGGCACCATTAAAGACGGTGAAAAAATCAAAAAAGTTTCCAACTGGAGCGGTAAAAGAAAAACACAAAAGCAGCATGAAGACCGGCAATTCACCAAAACGGATATAGATAGAAGTGTCGTGATTCCGGCACAAATTGAAACGGTTGTTCAAGCATATAAAGATTCCATCTATGAGTCTCTGTACCCGGACAGAAAAAAAGATTGGACTATGATTCCAAAAACGCTTTTCTTTGCAAAAACAGAAAACCATGCAGAAGACATATTGAAAGCAATCAAAAAGGTTTTCAAAAACGAATTTCCTAACGGAGAAATCCCCGAACATTATGCCCAGTTGATTACGTGTAAATCCGGAAATTCAAATCAACTGATTAGCGATTTTAGAAATAACAAAGATTTTCGGATTGCAATTACCGTTACCCTTGTTGCAACAGGCACCGATATCAGGCCTTTGGAAATTCTTGTTTTTATGCGCGATATACATTCCGAAGTTCTCTACACTCAGATGAAGGGACGCGGATGCAGAACATTTGCCGACGATAAACTAAGAAATGTAACCGCAAATGCGGCCTCAAAAGACTTTTACTATCTTGTGGATGCTGTCGGCGTAACAGAACACGAAAAATCAATGCCGACTCCGGGCGGAAACGGCGATATAAAAAAAGTCTTGCCGCTCAAGGACCTTCTTGAACATCTTGCACACGGAGAATTATCCGATAATAATTTGGAACTTTTAGCAGACTATCTTTCAAACGTAAATAAAAAAGCCGAATCGGAAGATATTATCGAACTTAATGACTTACTCGGCGCTATTACCGTAAAACAATTGGCTGTAAATATTTTTGAATCAATCGCACCCGAGTCTTGCAGTTTACCCCCCTACAAAGATATTAACGAGCCGAACACAGAAAGAAAGATTTTGATTTCCCCGCTCATAAACAACGTAAAAGCCCGCAAAAAACTTTTGGAAATCAATGCCGGATTTATTAAAATTGCCCTTGAAAAACAGGATACGTTAATTTATGCAGGATTTTCAAAAGAGCAGGCAAAAGAATATATTGCGACATTTGAAACCTATCTTGATGACAATAAAGATGAAATTGAAGCGTTACGGATTCTTTATAATCAGGAAAAAATCGCCATCACGTATACAATGCTTAAAGATTTGGAAAAGAAGCTGATTGCGTATAATAACCAGTTCAAGCCGGAATTCTTATGGACGTGCTATCAAACGCTGGACGGAGAAAGCGGAAAAGTAAAACCTCTAAACAGAGAAACGGAACTGGGCGTTTTTACCAATCTTATTCAACTGGTAAGATACGGATATAAGTTGGATGATGAGCTTGTGTCCCTTAAAAGGCGATTCGGCAGCTATTTCAACCTTTATTGCGGACAGGCTTGGCGTAAATTTACGCCGGAACAAATTGAAATCGTGCGGCAGATTGCAGAATATATCGTTCAAAACGGCTGTATCACGAACATTGAATTAAACAATGCAAAGCATGATTTGTTTGTAAAAGCCGTTCCAATCTTCGGAGCCGACAAACTAAATGCGGAAATGCAGACAATTTCAAAATACTTATTCTACGGAAAGGCAGCATAA
- a CDS encoding GNAT family N-acetyltransferase produces the protein MIKILKIENKDEKAKIVEEVLTDLPEWFGLPESTKEYINDSKELDLWAAKENDETIGFITLTESSSDCADVHCMGVKKIYHNKGIGTLLFNELKKFASTKYDYIQVKTVDEGHYKEYDQTIAFYKKQGFKKLEVFPTLWDEWNPCLVMIQKL, from the coding sequence ATGATAAAAATTCTAAAAATAGAAAACAAAGACGAAAAAGCAAAAATTGTCGAAGAGGTTTTGACGGATTTACCTGAATGGTTCGGCTTGCCTGAAAGCACAAAAGAGTATATCAATGATTCAAAAGAATTGGATTTATGGGCCGCAAAGGAAAATGATGAAACTATCGGGTTTATAACATTAACCGAATCAAGCTCAGATTGTGCTGATGTGCATTGTATGGGAGTAAAAAAAATATATCACAATAAAGGAATCGGCACATTATTATTTAATGAGCTGAAAAAATTTGCTTCAACTAAATATGATTATATACAGGTAAAAACGGTAGATGAAGGCCATTATAAAGAATATGACCAAACAATAGCCTTTTATAAAAAACAAGGATTTAAAAAATTAGAAGTTTTTCCCACACTCTGGGATGAGTGGAATCCTTGCTTGGTAATGATCCAAAAATTATAA
- a CDS encoding type II toxin-antitoxin system HicB family antitoxin → MKDFLEYKDYLGSVHFNADDEIFYGKIECIDDLISFEGNTVNDLKTAFIEAVEDYIELCKEAGKPAEKSYKGSFNIRISPAIHKKAKRQAIMQGISLNQFIQQAVEQAVTYNARQI, encoded by the coding sequence ATGAAAGACTTTTTAGAATATAAAGATTATTTAGGATCGGTACATTTTAATGCTGATGATGAAATATTTTATGGGAAAATAGAATGTATTGATGATTTAATATCATTTGAAGGCAATACCGTAAATGATCTAAAAACAGCCTTTATTGAAGCAGTTGAAGATTATATTGAACTATGCAAAGAAGCCGGAAAACCGGCTGAAAAATCGTATAAAGGAAGTTTTAATATAAGAATTTCTCCTGCAATCCATAAAAAGGCTAAAAGACAAGCTATTATGCAAGGAATATCATTAAACCAGTTTATTCAGCAGGCTGTTGAACAGGCAGTAACATACAATGCTCGGCAAATTTAA
- the hflX gene encoding GTPase HflX produces MYITDNETKKALLIFTDIFSGPASNSHISRSTLQEKSAKALKEIEEKELKSLVETIFLKPLSSLRFRIAKENPATLVGSGQLEKIAQAIEEEGADLVVFNSAVSPRIQRNLEAALNTCVIDRSEVIIQIFADRAQTREAVLQAELARLEYSMPRLTRRWTSLAQQRGGAKGTRGASRGAGEKKLELDRRRLKTEITKLKKEVERVRLQRSEQRKTRLNGDKKIGAIVGYTNAGKSSLLKKLSGAEVFTEDKLFATLDAETRKVFLQTGEKNIQILLTDTVGFVSNLPHQLIDAFRSTLEEAALADFLIIVCDAAHPAMPECLEVTKKVLDELSCSDKPSIIAINKMDDIFDEAQLLNLKERYPEAVEISVTTGQGLEGLKKKITDIIIFDK; encoded by the coding sequence ATGTATATAACCGATAACGAAACAAAAAAGGCCTTACTTATTTTTACCGATATATTTTCAGGCCCGGCCTCAAACTCTCATATAAGCCGCTCCACATTACAGGAAAAAAGTGCGAAAGCCCTAAAAGAAATAGAAGAAAAGGAGCTGAAAAGTCTTGTTGAAACCATCTTTTTAAAGCCCCTATCCTCCCTCCGTTTTAGAATAGCAAAAGAAAACCCTGCAACTCTTGTAGGATCGGGGCAGCTTGAAAAAATTGCTCAAGCGATCGAAGAAGAAGGAGCCGACCTTGTTGTCTTTAACAGTGCGGTAAGCCCCCGTATTCAGCGAAACCTTGAAGCAGCCCTTAACACCTGCGTTATAGACCGCTCCGAGGTTATTATCCAAATATTTGCGGACAGGGCTCAAACGAGGGAGGCCGTCTTGCAGGCTGAACTCGCCCGTTTAGAATATTCTATGCCCCGCCTTACCAGAAGATGGACGAGCCTTGCCCAACAAAGGGGCGGGGCAAAGGGCACAAGAGGAGCTTCCAGAGGTGCGGGTGAAAAAAAGCTGGAGCTTGACAGAAGGCGCTTAAAAACCGAAATTACCAAGCTTAAAAAAGAGGTGGAGCGGGTAAGGCTTCAAAGGAGTGAACAGCGTAAAACCCGCTTAAACGGGGATAAAAAAATAGGAGCCATCGTAGGCTACACAAATGCCGGAAAATCCTCCCTTTTAAAAAAACTTTCGGGAGCGGAAGTATTTACCGAAGACAAGCTTTTTGCCACCCTTGATGCCGAAACCAGAAAAGTTTTTTTACAAACGGGCGAAAAAAATATTCAAATTTTATTGACTGACACCGTAGGCTTTGTAAGTAATCTGCCTCACCAGCTGATTGATGCCTTCCGCTCGACCTTGGAAGAAGCCGCCCTTGCAGATTTTTTAATCATAGTATGCGATGCAGCCCATCCTGCAATGCCTGAATGTCTTGAAGTAACAAAAAAGGTCTTAGACGAGCTTTCTTGCAGTGATAAGCCCTCCATAATTGCCATAAACAAAATGGATGACATTTTTGATGAGGCTCAATTACTAAACTTAAAAGAGCGTTATCCCGAAGCCGTCGAGATTTCGGTTACAACGGGACAGGGTCTTGAAGGTTTAAAGAAAAAAATAACCGATATAATTATTTTTGATAAATAA
- a CDS encoding glutaredoxin domain-containing protein: MKKQLFLFGSKLCPDCGPAKEYLERKGVKFRYFDITEDLGYLKFLLKYRDERAEFDQLKKEGKIGIPCLMVGDGEEFVFDIEEADLSKWS; this comes from the coding sequence ATGAAAAAACAATTATTTTTATTCGGTAGTAAATTATGCCCCGATTGCGGGCCTGCAAAGGAATATTTAGAAAGAAAAGGAGTAAAGTTCCGCTATTTTGACATTACTGAAGATTTAGGTTATCTAAAGTTTTTGTTAAAATATCGGGACGAGAGAGCTGAATTTGATCAGCTCAAAAAGGAGGGAAAGATCGGCATCCCATGCTTGATGGTTGGAGACGGCGAAGAGTTTGTATTCGACATTGAAGAAGCAGACCTATCAAAATGGTCTTAA
- a CDS encoding peptidoglycan DD-metalloendopeptidase family protein, with amino-acid sequence MDIITYSDAVHHNNRSYHSNRYRKPNTVKKSRLSSRDESLIVFGLLAMLTAGFLFFYFPILKLNWGLSSIRSISFWEEPSSINAMRQYTMPSSEIVKEDGLPYSETAEGSSFSPADVPDFITAVDFEEYMVSKGDTVSGIIQKFGLKNLGTLLSVNGISSAKKLRIGQKLIIPSIDGLIYTAVKGDSLSSIAGKFNLSINAILDANDLENQTVSIGQKLFIPGATMSSFELKKALGELFIYPVIGRLTSPFGYRRDPFTGRKSFHTGIDIASPIGTPIKLTLDGTVSYTGYSAVYGNYVIVTHSGGYQSMYGHMNSIKVRRGQILNQGGIIGTVGNTGRSTGPHVHFSVYKDGKLINPLTVLK; translated from the coding sequence ATGGATATCATAACTTATTCGGATGCAGTGCATCATAACAATAGATCGTATCATAGCAATAGATATAGAAAGCCGAATACCGTAAAAAAGAGCAGACTTAGCTCTAGGGATGAATCTTTGATTGTTTTCGGGCTCTTAGCTATGCTCACGGCAGGATTCCTATTTTTTTATTTCCCGATTTTAAAGCTTAATTGGGGGCTTTCATCAATAAGGTCTATATCATTTTGGGAAGAGCCTTCATCTATAAATGCAATGCGCCAATATACCATGCCTTCTTCCGAGATTGTAAAAGAAGATGGTCTTCCTTATTCGGAAACTGCAGAAGGCTCCTCTTTTTCCCCTGCTGATGTGCCCGATTTTATTACTGCCGTCGATTTTGAAGAATATATGGTTTCAAAGGGAGATACGGTAAGCGGTATTATTCAAAAATTCGGTCTTAAAAATTTAGGGACACTTCTTTCAGTAAACGGAATAAGCAGCGCAAAGAAGTTAAGGATAGGCCAAAAGCTGATTATTCCTTCGATTGACGGGCTTATTTATACGGCCGTAAAGGGCGATTCCTTGAGCTCTATTGCCGGTAAATTTAACCTGTCTATCAATGCAATCTTGGATGCAAATGACCTTGAGAATCAGACGGTAAGCATAGGACAAAAGCTTTTTATTCCGGGGGCAACGATGAGCTCCTTTGAGCTTAAAAAGGCCTTGGGGGAGCTTTTTATTTATCCTGTGATTGGAAGGCTTACTTCGCCGTTTGGTTACAGAAGAGATCCTTTTACCGGAAGGAAGAGTTTTCACACAGGTATCGATATTGCTTCTCCTATAGGAACTCCTATTAAGCTGACCCTCGACGGTACGGTTTCTTATACAGGTTATTCTGCCGTTTATGGTAATTATGTTATAGTTACTCATTCGGGCGGTTATCAGTCAATGTATGGGCATATGAATTCGATAAAGGTAAGGAGAGGCCAAATTCTAAATCAGGGCGGTATTATTGGAACTGTAGGAAATACGGGAAGATCTACGGGCCCCCATGTTCATTTTTCCGTATATAAAGACGGAAAACTCATTAATCCATTAACCGTATTAAAATAA
- a CDS encoding ornithine cyclodeaminase: MLKTKYIDLPTMAKYLKSVGAETVIKRLVPYLEEDYKRWNDFDKVPRMAHHSPVGVIELMPIGDSKTYSFKYVNGHPENPKHNFLTVMAIGVLAEVCTGFPLLLSELTLTTAVRTAATSVMAAKYLAKPNPKKMALIGNGCQSEFQALGFHHILGVEEIYCYDVDPAATDKLMDNLKDVKGLKLIKCSSTKEACKGVDIITTITADKKNAIIITPDMVEPGMHMNAVGGDCPGKTELDSKVLFMGDVYVEFEPQSRIEGEIQHMDDNFKVTEIWNVIKTGKPINRKPDEITIFDSVGFALEDFSILRLMYDIAKDENVGIPQELVPVLKNPKNLYGMLR; this comes from the coding sequence ATGTTGAAGACGAAGTATATTGATTTGCCTACAATGGCAAAGTATCTTAAATCTGTCGGTGCCGAAACGGTTATTAAACGGCTTGTTCCTTATTTGGAAGAAGATTATAAAAGATGGAATGACTTTGACAAGGTTCCAAGGATGGCTCATCACAGCCCCGTAGGGGTTATTGAGCTCATGCCGATAGGAGACTCCAAAACCTATTCGTTTAAGTACGTAAACGGTCATCCCGAAAACCCTAAGCACAATTTTTTAACCGTTATGGCTATAGGAGTTTTAGCTGAAGTTTGTACAGGATTTCCTCTTCTTTTGAGTGAATTGACTTTGACAACGGCGGTTAGAACTGCCGCAACCTCGGTAATGGCTGCAAAGTATCTTGCAAAACCTAACCCTAAAAAGATGGCCTTAATAGGAAACGGCTGTCAAAGCGAATTCCAAGCTCTTGGATTTCATCATATTTTGGGGGTTGAAGAAATTTATTGCTATGATGTTGATCCTGCTGCAACAGATAAACTCATGGATAATCTTAAAGATGTAAAGGGCTTAAAGCTTATCAAATGCAGCAGCACAAAAGAGGCTTGTAAGGGAGTCGATATTATTACGACAATTACGGCCGATAAAAAAAATGCCATTATCATTACACCCGATATGGTTGAGCCCGGTATGCACATGAACGCTGTTGGCGGCGACTGTCCCGGAAAAACCGAGCTTGATTCAAAGGTTCTTTTTATGGGAGACGTTTATGTAGAATTTGAACCTCAGAGCCGAATCGAGGGCGAAATTCAGCATATGGACGATAACTTTAAAGTTACCGAAATTTGGAATGTAATCAAAACAGGTAAACCCATAAACCGCAAGCCGGATGAAATTACCATTTTTGATTCCGTAGGTTTTGCTCTTGAAGATTTTTCAATTCTTCGCTTGATGTACGATATAGCAAAGGACGAAAATGTCGGCATTCCTCAGGAACTTGTCCCCGTTTTGAAGAACCCGAAAAACTTGTACGGTATGTTAAGATAA
- a CDS encoding peptide ABC transporter substrate-binding protein, which yields MKGRKLFWLAALMLLFFACGGNKKISEPKTVTASLGAEPSILDAAKASDRYSFIILDYINENLTDILTEDNGEIKILPALAESWTHNADYTEWTFNLREAYWSDGVKIRAEDFVYSIRRIINTESASPMAMYYDYIKNAQDILKGKLDYSEIGIKALDERTLQIITENPIKNLHEFAAKIPPQREDIIKEFGLSYGSEAEKIICSGAFKVKTWVHNSKIELVKNEKFWNAKNVKIDALTFKIINEENAALGELLNGSIDIANAYSISWINKLKKENRFAEINGVDSRVQYIFMNQKDKLFSNKKIRQALSASLDRKEICTDLFDDIYKPAYGFVSIATELEGKNYRNLAGEPIQELIKKVPDPKAHFIEGLKELGLGDDPSKITISIMFPSNESSKFDEYLQNRLSNVLGVNVELDKIEGTVFKKRNKSLDYQVGFKSWGGGIDTPARYLDLFLPGNKIVPIGWGNNEYTDLVLRAKKSSDFNEKLELFKKAEMILLAEECGIAPYANQTYNIFMQTKLKGVKQFYPGTYNLKYAFIED from the coding sequence ATGAAAGGTAGAAAATTATTTTGGTTGGCAGCGCTGATGCTGCTTTTTTTTGCTTGTGGGGGCAATAAGAAAATTAGTGAGCCTAAAACAGTTACGGCTTCATTGGGCGCGGAACCGAGTATTTTGGATGCTGCAAAGGCTTCAGACAGGTACTCTTTTATAATATTGGACTATATAAACGAAAATTTGACCGATATTTTAACTGAAGATAATGGGGAGATAAAAATTCTTCCGGCCCTTGCCGAGTCTTGGACTCATAATGCCGATTATACGGAATGGACTTTTAACTTACGCGAAGCCTATTGGTCTGACGGTGTAAAGATAAGGGCTGAAGACTTTGTTTACAGTATCCGCCGTATCATCAATACCGAATCTGCCTCACCTATGGCAATGTATTATGACTATATCAAAAATGCTCAAGATATTTTAAAGGGTAAGCTGGACTACTCCGAAATAGGAATCAAGGCTCTTGATGAAAGAACTCTTCAAATAATAACCGAAAATCCTATAAAAAATCTTCATGAATTTGCCGCAAAAATTCCGCCGCAAAGGGAAGATATTATAAAAGAATTCGGTCTATCCTACGGCAGCGAGGCCGAAAAAATAATTTGCAGCGGGGCTTTTAAAGTAAAAACTTGGGTGCATAACAGCAAGATTGAGCTTGTTAAAAACGAAAAATTTTGGAATGCTAAAAATGTAAAAATAGATGCTCTTACATTTAAAATCATAAATGAAGAAAATGCCGCCCTCGGGGAGCTTTTAAACGGAAGCATCGATATTGCAAATGCTTATTCCATAAGCTGGATAAATAAGCTGAAAAAAGAAAACCGCTTTGCCGAAATAAACGGAGTTGACAGCCGCGTTCAATATATCTTTATGAATCAAAAAGACAAGTTGTTTTCAAACAAAAAAATTCGCCAAGCTCTTTCGGCAAGCCTTGACCGCAAAGAAATTTGCACAGACCTCTTTGACGATATTTATAAACCTGCCTACGGTTTTGTTTCGATTGCTACCGAGCTTGAAGGTAAAAATTACCGCAACCTTGCGGGCGAACCGATTCAAGAATTGATAAAAAAAGTTCCTGATCCTAAGGCTCATTTTATTGAGGGCTTAAAAGAATTGGGACTTGGAGATGACCCTTCAAAGATAACAATTTCGATAATGTTCCCGTCAAATGAAAGCTCGAAATTTGATGAATATTTACAAAACAGGCTTTCAAATGTTTTGGGAGTAAATGTAGAGCTTGATAAAATCGAGGGAACGGTCTTTAAAAAACGGAATAAGAGCTTGGACTATCAAGTCGGTTTTAAATCATGGGGCGGCGGTATTGATACACCCGCCAGATATTTGGACCTTTTTTTACCCGGAAATAAAATTGTTCCGATAGGCTGGGGAAATAATGAGTACACCGATTTGGTTCTGCGGGCAAAAAAAAGCTCCGATTTTAACGAAAAGCTGGAACTTTTTAAAAAAGCGGAAATGATTTTATTGGCAGAAGAATGCGGTATTGCTCCTTACGCAAACCAAACCTATAATATCTTTATGCAAACAAAATTAAAAGGAGTTAAACAGTTTTATCCGGGAACCTATAATCTAAAATACGCCTTTATTGAGGATTGA
- a CDS encoding nucleotidyltransferase family protein — protein MKPKEKKEIFNFLEYNKNILQSYGVKKIGLFGSYVHNQQNKNSDIDILVEFHTDKKNYNNFINLVYYLEDNLNTKIDLLTIESLSPYIGQRILNEVEYVSIK, from the coding sequence ATGAAACCTAAAGAAAAAAAAGAGATTTTTAATTTCTTAGAATATAATAAAAACATTCTCCAGTCCTATGGCGTAAAAAAAATAGGTCTTTTTGGTTCTTATGTACATAATCAACAAAATAAAAATAGCGATATTGATATATTAGTAGAATTCCATACTGATAAAAAAAATTATAATAACTTTATAAATTTAGTTTATTACTTGGAAGATAATTTGAATACAAAAATAGATTTATTAACCATAGAAAGTTTAAGTCCTTATATTGGTCAGAGAATACTCAATGAGGTTGAATATGTATCGATCAAATGA
- a CDS encoding HepT-like ribonuclease domain-containing protein codes for MYRSNEELFKHIFDEIVFLESETRTISKEVFLKDEKTQRAFARSIEIIGEAVKNISNDIIIKYKEVPWRNIAGMRDKLIHGYFSVDYEIVWDVAKNIIPEFKNQLIKIMDTEKKKNDN; via the coding sequence ATGTATCGATCAAATGAAGAGTTATTTAAGCATATTTTTGATGAAATTGTTTTTTTGGAATCTGAAACAAGGACCATATCAAAAGAAGTATTTTTAAAAGATGAAAAAACGCAACGAGCTTTTGCACGGAGTATTGAAATTATTGGAGAAGCCGTTAAAAACATTTCAAATGATATAATCATTAAATATAAAGAAGTTCCATGGAGAAATATTGCCGGTATGAGAGATAAACTCATTCATGGTTATTTTTCCGTTGATTATGAAATTGTGTGGGATGTTGCAAAAAACATTATTCCTGAATTTAAGAACCAGCTGATAAAAATCATGGATACAGAAAAAAAGAAAAATGACAATTAA
- a CDS encoding ClbS/DfsB family four-helix bundle protein gives MTIKEIITEINKIEIDIVDFISSYRSERLVSNYNDWNYKDVIAHLLEWIMFSKNKLNAIVHNQDFQEINNIDIFNKQNYIKNKNRHIIELQKKLIFELNEYKNIVLLYTEADLQRKDLPIGFSFELWRYMVMDTIIHPVMHLLYYLIKTKNYKLFFKLCKKYNDIFYCYAKGNLEVYSFYEYIEDSKKFIENIKELGEQYKNDDMIHAVLKANKIDGTSNTRTSTLTFVLDEMIFL, from the coding sequence ATGACAATTAAAGAAATAATAACAGAAATCAATAAAATAGAAATAGATATTGTTGATTTTATAAGTAGTTACAGAAGTGAACGACTTGTCAGTAATTACAATGATTGGAATTATAAAGATGTCATTGCGCATCTTTTGGAATGGATTATGTTTTCAAAAAATAAACTAAACGCTATTGTACATAACCAAGATTTTCAAGAAATAAATAATATCGATATATTCAATAAACAAAATTATATAAAAAATAAGAATAGGCATATTATAGAATTACAGAAGAAACTAATCTTTGAACTGAATGAATATAAAAATATTGTGCTGTTGTATACAGAAGCGGATTTACAAAGAAAAGATTTGCCAATAGGTTTTTCATTTGAATTATGGCGGTATATGGTAATGGATACTATTATACATCCTGTAATGCATTTATTATATTATTTAATTAAAACAAAAAACTATAAGTTATTTTTCAAATTGTGTAAAAAATATAATGACATATTTTATTGTTATGCAAAAGGAAATCTTGAGGTGTATTCTTTTTATGAATATATTGAAGATAGTAAGAAATTTATTGAGAATATAAAAGAATTAGGCGAGCAGTATAAAAATGATGATATGATACATGCAGTTTTAAAAGCCAATAAAATAGATGGAACATCTAACACCCGCACTTCAACGCTGACATTCGTTTTGGACGAAATGATCTTTTTATAA